One Raphanus sativus cultivar WK10039 unplaced genomic scaffold, ASM80110v3 Scaffold3257, whole genome shotgun sequence DNA segment encodes these proteins:
- the LOC130506457 gene encoding B3 domain-containing protein REM16-like, whose translation MEESCEDCMRWEEQLYWTHFQTVHFSQLLLPGFHNRVAIPKKFSTYCKRKLPKIVTLKSPSGAKYNVGLEEDDEKTLAFRCGWDKFVEDHSLHESDLLVFKFNGASEFEVLIFDGDTLCEKPTSYFVRQCGHAEKTSRATDFTATSSKSPKRYISHDDVEITVNQQQPVKTSPVGNELDDLIDIDIDTMLNQEPVVPRTGIEQEERINSDIGTDSGQIPVISPTSKGPISEGRYPMGVYKKMRGQISISDLDSKADVEMVSSGSRKRIGETCKKKALSLAKRAISPKGFLVVMKRSHVVSKCYLNIPVQWSTRYMSPESQDIVMQVGETKWQLKFSFYGSSGRGGISTGWKVFVRDNNLCEGDVCVFEPAKPEVKPFHLDVKIFRAAEADSSNNG comes from the exons atggaagAGAGCTGCGAGGATTGCATGAGATGGGAAGAACAGCTATACTGGACTCATTTCCAAACAGTTCATTTCTCTCAGCTACTCCTTCCTGGTTTTCACAATCGCGTC GCAATACCTAAAAAGTTCTCCACATACTGCAAAAGGAAACTTCCCAAGATTGTGACTCTCAAAAGTCCAAGCGGCGCCAAGTACAACGTGGGGTTagaggaagatgatgaaaagACTCTGGCTTTTCGTTGTGGGTGGGACAAGTTTGTGGAAGACCATTCTCTCCATGAGAGCGATCTGTTGGTCTTCAAGTTCAACGGAGCATCTGAGTTTGAAGTACTGATCTTCGATGGAGACACCTTATGTGAGAAACCCACTTCTTATTTCGTCAGGCAATGTGGGCATGCAGAGAAGACCAGCAGAGCTACAGATTTCACTGCAACCTCTTCAAAATCTCCTAAGAGATACATTAGCCATGATGATGTTGAAATTACTGTGAACCAGCAGCAACCTGTAAAAACATCTCCAGTTGGTAATGAGCTAGATGATCTCATTGATATCGATATCGATACAATGCTAAATCAGGAACCTGTAGTGCCTCGGACTGGTATTGAGCAAGAAGAACGTATTAACTCTGATATTGGCACAGATTCTGGTCAGATTCCTGTAATATCTCCAACTAGTAAGGGGCCAATCAGTGAAGGGAGGTACCCCATGGGTGTTTATAAGAAGATGAGAGGGCAAATAAGTATCAGTGATCTTGATAGTAAAGCTG ATGTGGAGATGGTTTCATCTGGTAGCAGAAAGAGAATAGGTGAGACTTGCAAAAAGAAAGCCTTGTCTCTAGCTAAAAGAGCCATTTCACCGAAAGGTTTCTTGGTGGTCATGAAACGCTCTCATGTGGTATCAAAGTGCTACCTG aatatcCCTGTCCAATGGAGCACGAGGTACATGTCTCCTGAATCTCAGGATATAGTGATGCAGGTGGGTGAAACAAAATGGCAATTGAAGTTTAGTTTTTATGGATCTAGTGGTCGTGGTGGGATTTCAACGGGATGGAAGGTTTTTGTAAGAGACAACAACTTGTGTGAAGGTGATGTATGCGTCTTCGAGCCAGCCAAGCCCGAGGTTAAACCGTTTCATCTCGATGTTAAAATCTTCCGTGCTGCAGAAGCGGATAGTAGCAACAACGGTTGA
- the LOC130506456 gene encoding cell division cycle 20.2, cofactor of APC complex-like: MDAGMNTSTHLKAQARCPLQEHFLPRKNSKENLDRFIPNRSAMDFDYAHFALTEGNKGKDQTDQVSSPSREAYRKQLAETMNLNHTRILAFRNKPQAPLDLLPTDHSASSLHHQPKSVKPRRYIPQTSERTLDAPDIVDDFYLNLLDWGSANVLAIALGHTVYLWDASTGSTSELVTVDEEKGLVTSINWAPDGRHVAVGLNNSEVQLWDSGSNRQLRTLKGCHQSRVGSLAWNNHILTTGGMDGQIVSNDVRIRSHIVETYSGHTQEVCGLKWSGSGQQLASGGNDNVVHVWDRSVASSNSTTQWLHRLEEHTSAVKALAWCPFQANLLATGGGGGDRTIKFWNTHTGACLNSVDTGSQVCSLLWSKNERELLSSHGFTQNQLTLWKYPSMVKMAELTGHTSRVLYMAQSPDGCTVASAAGDETLRFWNVFGAPETAKKAAPKAVHEPFSHVNRIR; the protein is encoded by the exons ATGGATGCAGGTATGAACACATCTACGCACTTGAAGGCTCAAGCTCGTTGCCCTCTTCAAGAACACTTCCTTCCCCGTAAAAATTCCAAGGAAAAT CTGGACAGATTCATACCAAACAGATCAGCTATGGATTTCGACTACGCTCACTTCGCCCTAACCGAAGGAAACAAAGGTAAAGACCAGACAGATCAGGTAAGCTCACCATCCAGAGAGGCCTACAGGAAGCAACTCGCTGAGACGATGAACCTGAACCACACACGGATCCTCGCCTTCAGGAACAAACCTCAAGCTCCTCTCGACTTGCTTCCCACCGACCACTCTGCTTCTTCTCTTCACCACCAACCCAAATCCGTTAAGCCAAGAAGATACATTCCtcag ACTTCTGAGAGGACGTTGGACGCACCTGACATTGTTGACGACTTCTACCTCAACTTGCTTGACTGGGGCAGTGCTAATGTCTTGGCCATTGCGTTGGGACACACTGTTTATCTCTGGGATGCTTCCACTGGCTCCACGTCTGAGCTTGTCACCGTTGATGAGGAGAAAGGACTGGTCACGAGCATCAACTGGGCGCCTGATGGTCGTCATGTTGCAGTTGGACTCAACAACTCCGAAGTCCAGCTTTGGGATTCTGGATCCAACCGTCAA CTGAGGACATTGAAAGGTTGCCACCAGTCTAGAGTAGGATCACTGGCGTGGAACAACCACATCCTCACAACGGGTGGGATGGACGGACAGATCGTTAGCAACGACGTGCGCATCAGATCACATATCGTGGAGACTTACAGTGGACACACTCAAGAGGTTTGTGGCCTCAAGTGGTCAGGATCCGGGCAGCAGCTAGCGAGCGGTGGCAACGACAATGTTGTGCACGTATGGGATCGTTCCGTGGCCTCCTCGAACTCGACCACGCAGTGGCTTCACAGGCTTGAGGAACATACCTCTGCTGTGAAGGCTCTTGCGTGGTGCCCTTTCCAGGCGAATTTGCTAGCgaccggtggtggtggagggGACAGGACGATTAAGTTCTGGAACACTCACACGGGGGCTTGCTTGAACTCGGTGGACACTGGCTCCCAAGTTTGTTCTTTGCTGTGGAGTAAGAATGAGAGAGAGTTGCTTAGCTCGCATGGGTTTACTCAGAACCAGCTTACGTTGTGGAAGTACCCGTCTATGGTGAAGATGGCTGAGCTCACTGGTCATACATCAAGAGTTCTGTACATGGCCCAG AGTCCAGATGGTTGTACAGTAGCTTCAGCAGCAGGAGACGAGACACTGAGATTCTGGAATGTGTTTGGAGCACCAGAGACGGCCAAGAAAGCAGCTCCAAAAGCAGTCCATGAGCCATTCTCTCATGTGAACCGTATTCGTTGA